A genomic window from Thermodesulfovibrionales bacterium includes:
- a CDS encoding ChbG/HpnK family deacetylase, protein MTRGSLQNNSRYLVIVADDLGSSASVNQAVAEAHDRGILTSASLMTGGEAFEEAIEMARRRSRLSVGLHLTLCDGRAVLPPSQIPGLVDKDGWLEQSPALAGIRYWKGRRELLAQIEAEIKAQFNCIEKAGIRPSHIDGHHHLHLHPLIFEVACREASQRGVTWIRVPKEPLSAVIDLTPTERGAMPYAEWATFRMLGIYDTHLARKYGLRTAHYVYGNSCTGNLDQKHLLSLLENAGGTLNEIFFHPDTATESGKRELDALTSDEVRRTLASLGYILTDYRRLSDCVIGS, encoded by the coding sequence ATGACACGGGGGAGTTTGCAAAACAATTCGCGATATCTCGTTATCGTGGCAGATGACCTTGGCTCCTCCGCGTCAGTAAATCAGGCCGTTGCCGAGGCCCATGACAGAGGGATCCTCACATCAGCCAGTCTTATGACAGGAGGAGAGGCATTTGAGGAGGCCATCGAGATGGCTCGGAGACGCAGTCGTCTCTCGGTGGGGCTTCATCTAACACTATGTGATGGCAGGGCCGTCCTTCCTCCATCCCAAATACCAGGTCTTGTGGATAAGGACGGCTGGCTGGAGCAAAGTCCGGCTCTTGCCGGGATACGTTACTGGAAGGGGCGTCGCGAGCTTCTTGCCCAGATCGAAGCCGAGATAAAGGCACAGTTTAATTGCATCGAAAAGGCAGGAATCCGGCCTAGCCATATTGACGGACATCACCATCTCCATCTGCATCCCCTGATCTTTGAGGTGGCCTGCCGTGAGGCGTCACAGAGGGGGGTGACCTGGATCCGGGTCCCGAAGGAACCGTTGTCTGCGGTCATTGATCTCACTCCCACCGAACGCGGAGCCATGCCCTATGCTGAATGGGCAACCTTTCGAATGCTCGGGATATACGACACGCATTTGGCGAGAAAGTACGGGTTGCGCACCGCACACTATGTATATGGCAATTCGTGTACAGGGAATCTTGACCAGAAGCACCTGCTGTCTCTTTTAGAGAACGCCGGCGGGACGCTCAATGAGATATTCTTTCATCCTGACACGGCAACAGAGTCAGGCAAACGGGAGCTCGACGCCCTTACCTCTGACGAGGTGCGCCGCACGCTGGCGTCCCTCGGTTACATACTGACGGATTACCGGAGACTTTCTGACTGCGTCATCGGTTCTTAG